The DNA window GCAAGGTCTGATCGACGAGGCGGCGGCAAGCGGCGCGGGGTTCGTGCTGACCCCGGAAGTGACGAATTGCCTGTCGGCCAGCCGGACGCGGCAGAAGGAAGTGCTGCGCCACCAGAAAGATGATCCGACGCTCGCGGGCCTTCGGGAACAGGCGGAACGACTGGGGATCTGGGTGCTGATCGGGTCGATTGCGGTTAAGACGGATGATGCGGACGGAAGGTTTGCCAACCGGTCTTTCCTGATCGACCCCAAGGGCGGGATCGCGGCGTGGTATGACAAGATTCACATGTTCGACGTGAAAGTCTCCGAGACGGAGCAGTACCGGGAATCAGCCGGCTATCGTCCGGGCGACAGGGGTGTGACGGCAGATACGCCGTTTGGCACGGTTGGCCTGACCGTGTGCTATGACCTGCGGTTTCCAAAGCTGTACAGGCGGTTGGCGCAGGCCGGGGCGGAGATCCTGACGGTGCCGTCCGCCTTTGCCGTGCCCACGGGCGAGGCGCATTGGGAAACGCTGCTGCGGGCGCGGGCGATCGAGACGGGGTGCTTCGTGCTGGCTCCGGCACAGACCGGGCAGCATTCGGCTACGCGCGGCAAGGAACGCCGCACTTATGGGCATTCGCTGGCCGTGGGACCGTGGGGTGACGTATTGGCAGATGCCGGAACCGAGCCGGGTGTGGTATTCGTGGACGTGAACCGGGAAGAGGTGACCCAAGCGAGGGCACGGATACCGGCAGTAAACAGTGAGGTCGATATCACTTGGTCGTAACCACGGATAACACGCTGCATTCGATTGCCGTTTCGCTGTTCAGCGAGGTTCTGGCGAACGAGCAGTTGATCCGGAGCCGGCTGAGCCGGGTGCTGCCGAAAGGCATGGAGATTTCGCATTTCTCGGTTCTGAACCACCTGGCGCGGGCCAATGGCGAGCGGAGCCCGGCGCAGCTGGCCAAGAGTTTTCACGTCACGCGCGGGGCGATGACCAACACGCTGAGCAAGCTGGAATGGGCGGGGTATGTGCATATCCGGCCCGACTGGGACGATGCGCGGCGCAAGATGGTGTCGATCAGCCCGGCCGGCACGCGCGCCAGGGATGCCGCGATTTCCGCCATCATGCCGCTGATCACAGAGGTGGTCGAAGAGTTGGGCGAGAGCAATGTGCGCGCCACCCTGCCCGTCCTGCGCGAAATGCGGGCGAAGCTGACGGATGAAAACTAGAACTTAATTCAGGGCTTCACGCTGGTCGTGACGTAGTTCACGGCCAGGTCGCGGTCCGAAAGGGACCACGACCAACTGATTGGATTGAAGACGAACCCCTTGCGGTCGACCGGGTCGAGGCCGGCGTCGCGCAGAAGGCCGTAAAGCTCTTCCGGGGTGATGAACTTGTTCCAATCGTGAGTGCCCTTGGGCAGCCAGCGCATGATGACCTCCGCGCCGACGATGGCAGCGGCGAAGCTCTTGGCGGTCCGGTTGAGGGTGGAGCAGATATGCAGGCCGCCCGGTTTCAGGAGGCGCTGGCAGGCGGTGAGGTAGGTGGCGGGGTCGGCCACATGCTCGACCACTTCCATGTTCAGCACAACGTCGAACTGCTCGCCCGCGGCGGCAAGCGCCTCGGCGGTGGTGTTGCGATAGTCGATGTCGAGGCCGGATTGCGCGGCATGGACCTGTGCCACCGGAATGTTGCCTGCCGCCGCGTCCGCCCCGACGACCGTCGCGCCGAGGCGGGCCATCGGTTCGGCCAGCAATCCGCCGCCGCAGCCGATATCCAGCAACCGCAGGCCGGTGAACGGTTTCGCCGTTTTCAGGTCGCGGTCGAATTCCGCCGCGATCTGGGAGGTGATATAGTCCAGCCGGCAAGGATTGAGCATGTGCAGTGGCTTGAACTTGCCGTTCGGGTCCCACCATTCGGCGGCCATCGCCTCGAACTTGGAGACTTCTTCGGTGTCGATCGTGGTCGAGTTGGGTTGCATTCCGCGTTCCATGTGCTCAATGTCTCAGACGGTCTATATAGGACATTCATGGACAAGTTTTCGAGCCAAAAGAGCGCAGCGCAATTCCTGTATCCGTCGATCGAGCCGTTCGACCGGCGAATGATGGACGTGGGTGATGGGCACACGATCTATGTCGAGCAGTCGGGCAATCCCGAAGGCACGCCCGTTGTGGTGCTGCATGGCGGACCGGGAGGCGGGTGCAGCCCGGCGATGCGGCGGTATTTCGACCCCAACCATTACCGGATCGTGCTGTTCGACCAGCGCGGCTGTGGCCGGTCGAAGCCGCATGCGAGCGTCGAGGACAACACGACATGGCACCTTGTGGCGGATATCGAGCGGATCCGCGATGCGCTGGGCATCGAGACATGGATCGTCTTCGGCGGAAGCTGGGGAGCGACGCTGGCGCTGATTTACGGCCAGAGCCATCCCGACGCGGTGGCGCATCTTGTGTTGCGCGGCGTCTTTACCATGACGCAGCGGGAGCTGGACTGGTTCTATGGCGGAGGTGCCGGGCGGTTCTGGCCCGAGACATGGGCAAAGTTCCGGTCGCTGATCCCCGAGGATGAACAGGACGACATGATCGGGGCCTATAACAAGCGCCTGTTTTCCGGCGATCGGGCCGAGGAGGTTCGGTTCGCCAAGGCGTGGAGTGCTTGGGAAAACGCGCTGGCCACGGTCAATTCTAACGGCCAGAGCGGTGACAGCCCGGCGGATTATGCCCGTGCCTTTGCACGGCTGGAGAACCATTATTTCCGGCATGGTGGGTTTTTAGGGCAGGACGGCTATATCTACGATAACATGGACAAGCTGGCGGAAACGCCCGGTGTGATTGTGCAGGGGCGGTATGACATGATTTGCCCGCCCGAGGCGGCGCACCGGCTGTCAGGGCTGTGGCCGAAAGGCGATCTGCGGATCATTCCGGTGGCGGGGCATGCCTTGTCGGAGCCGGGGATCAGCGCCGAACTGGTGAAGATCATGGACCGGATGGTAACCGGGCGATAGGGCCCTAGTCGAGGGAATACCGGAGGCAGTTTCTCTATGTCCCGGCTTTACCCCTTGCAGACTCACCCCGACGGGCGTATATCCCCTTTCAACAGCGGCGCGCTGGGGTCCACACCCGACGCTCCACCGGGAAAGACCAACGGGCCGCGCGCCCGTTTTTTTGTGTTTGAAAGACCCATGAGCAACGACCTGATTGCAAAATCCTCGATGGATCGGCGGCTGGCCGAGATCGTCACCCCTGTCATAGAGGACATGGGGTTCGAGTTGGTGCGCGTGCGTCTGATGGGCGGAAAGACCGCGACTTTGCAGATCATGGCCGAGCGGCCCGAGGGTGGTATCGAGGTGGACGAGTGCGCCGAGATTTCCACCGCCATCAGCGCCGTGCTGGATGTGGAAGACCCGATCGTCGATGAGTATACGCTGGAAGTGTCGAGCCCCGGCATCGACCGGCCGCTGACCCGGCTGAAGGATTTCGACGAGTTCGAGGGCTATGAGGCGAAGCTGGAGACCCACGAGCTGATCGACGGGCGCAAGCGGTTCAAGGGCGTTCTGGCCGGGACCGAGGGCGGCGAAGTGCTGATCAACGTCGAGGAAGGCACCATCGGGCTTCATTTCGACTGGCTGGCGGATGCCAAGCTGGTTCTGACCGATGAGCTGATCAAGGACATGCTGAAGGCGCGCAAGGAAGCGGGCGTTCTGAACGAAGACAATTTTGACGACATAGAGACTGACTCGTCCGAGGAGACCTGAGACAATGGCTATTACCTCTGCCAACCAGCTTGAGCTTTTGCAGACCGCCGAAGCGGTGGCGCGGGAGAAGATGATCGACCCGAGCCTTGTGATCGAGGCGATGGAAGAAAGCCTTTCGCGCGCGGCCAAGAGCCGGTACGGCGCCGAGATGGACATCCGCGTCAGCATCGACCGCAAGACCGGCAAGGCGACGTTCACCCGCGTGCGCACCGTGGTCGAGGACGAGGAGCTGGAGAATTACCAGGCGGAGTTCACGGTCGAGCAGGCCAAGCAATACCTGGATGACCCCAAGGTCGGTGACACGTTCGTCGAGGAAGTGCCCCCCGTGGACATGGGCCGGATCGCCGCGCAGAGCGCCAAGCAGGTGATTTTGCAAAAGGTGCGCGAGGCCGAGCGCGACCGCCAGTACGAGGAGTTCAAGGACCGTGCCGGCACGATTATCAACGGCGTGGTCAAGCGCGAGGAATACGGCAACGTCATCGTCGATGTGGGTGCGGGCGAAGCGATCCTGCGCCGGAACGAGAAGATCGGGCGCGAAAGCTATCGCCCGAATGACCGGATCCGCTGCTACATCAAGGATGTGCGCCGCGAGGCCCGTGGGCCGCAGATTTTCTTGAGCCGCACCGCGCCGGAGTTCATGGCGGAACTGTTCAAGATGGAAGTGCCGGAGATTTATGACGGCATCATAGACATCAAGGCCGTGGCCCGCGACCCAGGCTCCCGCGCCAAGATCGCGGTGATTTCCTATGACAACTCGATCGACCCCGTGGGCGCCTGCGTCGGTATGCGCGGCAGCCGTGTGCAGGCCGTGGTGAACGAGCTTCAGGGTGAGAAGATCGACATCATTCCGTGGAACGAGGACCAGCCGACCTTCCTGGTGAACGCACTGCAACCCGCCGAGGTGAGCAAGGTGGTTCTGGACGAGGAAGCCGAACGGATCGAGGTTGTCGTGCCGGAAGATCAGCTTTCGCTGGCGATCGGGCGGCGTGGTCAGAACGTGCGTCTGGCAAGCCAGCTGACCAACCTTGACATCGACATCATGACCGAGGCCGAGGACAGCGAGCGCCGTCAGAAGGAATTCGAAGAGCGCACCAAGCTGTTCATGGACACGCTGGACCTTGATGAATTCTTTGCGCAGCTTCTGGTGTCGGAAGGCTTTACCAACCTCGACGAGGTTGCCTATGTCGAGATCGAAGAACTGTTGGTAATTGACGGCGTCGACGAGGATACGGCCAACGAATTGCAGGCGCGTGCGCGTGACGTTCTGGAGGCACAGGCCAAGGAAGCGCTGGAAAAAGCCCGCGCGCTAGGAGCCGAGGACAGCCTTATTGAATTCGAGGGCCTGACACCCCAGATGGTACTGGCGCTGGCCGAAGATGACGTGAAAACGCTGGAAGATTTCGCCACCTGCGCCGACTGGGAACTGGCGGGTGGCTGGACCACCGTGGATGGCGAGCGCGTCAAGGATGACGGCGTGTTGGAACCTTTCGAAGTATCGCTGGACGAGGCGCAGGACCTTGTAATGACCGCGCGGGTCATGCTTGGCTGGGTCGATCCGGATGATCTGCACGCCGACGAGGACGCCGAGGACGAGGCCGGCGCTGAAGGTGACACCGCAGAGGAGGCCGAGGCCTGATGCGTCAGGCCTCGTAGGCGTTGATATGGGGCGCGGTGGACAGCCCAAGGACCGGACGAATGGTCCCGAGCGCAAGTGTATTGCCACCGGCGAGGTGCGCCCGAAACATGGGTTGATCCGGTTCGCCATCGGCCCCGAAGGTCAGGTGGTTCCGGATATCCTGGAGAAACTGCCGGGCCGGGGCATCTGGGTAAGCTCCACGCGGCAGGCGCTGGAAACGGCGGTGAAGAAGGGCCTGTTCTCGCGCGGTGCCAAGCAGAGCGTCACGGTGCGCGACGGGCTGGTCGAGCAGGTCGAGGCAATGCTGGCGCGACGGGTCGTGGAATTACTGAGCTTGGCGCGCAAAGGCGGGCAGGCGGTGGCCGGATACGAGAAGGTCAAGGACTGGCTGGCCAAGGAAGAGGCCGAAGTTCTGATCCAAGCGAGCGACGGGTCCGCGCGCGGGAAGACGAAACTGAGCACGCCCTATGGCGGTAGCTGGATCGGCTGGATCACCGCCGATGAGCTGGGCCAGGCCTTTGGGCGTGAAACAAGCATCCACGCTGCACTCGCTGCTGGCGGTTTGTGCGAGCGTGTTGTAGAGGAGGCGGCAAGACTCAAGGGCTTGCGCGTCACGGACGGGGAACGACCCCGCCGGAAAGGAAGTTGAGATAGATGAGCGACAACGACGGAAAGAAAACTCTGGGTGTGCGTGGTGGTGGCGGTCCTCGGTCGGGGAACGTCAAGCAGAGCTTTAGCCATGGCCGCACCAAGAACGTCGTGGTGGAAACCAAGCGCAAGCGCGTCGTGAAGCCCAAACCGGGTGCTGCGGCGCCTGCGCCGGGTGGCGCCAAGGCGGGTGCGCCCGGATCTGCATCGAAACGCCCGGCGGGGATCTCTGACGAGGAGATGGAACGCCGGATGAAGGCGCTTGCCGCCGCCAAGGAACGCGAGGCGGAAGAGGCCGCCCAGCGCGAGGCCGAGGCGAAGGACCGCGAGGAAGAGAAACAGCGCCGCCGCGAGGAGGCCGAGGCCAAGGAGCGCGAACAGCGTGAGGCCGAGGAACGCGCCAAGGCGAAGGCCGACGAGGAAGAGCGCAAGAAGCGTGAGGAAGCGGACGCCGCCAAGCAGGCTGCCGCCGCTGCCGCGGCCCCGCCGGCAGAAGAGACGCAGGCGCGTGCACCCAAGCAGGCCCCACGCAGCAAGGCGCCGGAGCGCGACCAGCGCGGCGATGATGGCCGTGGCAAGAGCAAGGGCCGTGGTGGCGACGATGGTGGCCGCCGGTCCGGGAAGCTGACGCTGAACCAGGCGCTTTCGGGTGGTGAAGGCGGCCGACAGAAATCCATGGCTGCCATGAAGCGCAAGCAGGAACGCGCCCGGCAAAAGGCCATGGGCGGCACGCAGGACCGTGAAAAGGTCGTGCGCGATGTGCAGGTGCCCGAGGCGATCGTGGTCAGCGAGTTGGCCAACCGTATGGCCGAACGCGTGGGCGACGTGGTCAAAGCGCTGATGAACAACGGCATGATGGTCACGCAGAACCAGTCGATCGATGCCGATACCGCCGAGCTG is part of the Roseovarius sp. THAF9 genome and encodes:
- a CDS encoding carbon-nitrogen hydrolase family protein yields the protein MKTALIQLNSSDSPDENLPVTQGLIDEAAASGAGFVLTPEVTNCLSASRTRQKEVLRHQKDDPTLAGLREQAERLGIWVLIGSIAVKTDDADGRFANRSFLIDPKGGIAAWYDKIHMFDVKVSETEQYRESAGYRPGDRGVTADTPFGTVGLTVCYDLRFPKLYRRLAQAGAEILTVPSAFAVPTGEAHWETLLRARAIETGCFVLAPAQTGQHSATRGKERRTYGHSLAVGPWGDVLADAGTEPGVVFVDVNREEVTQARARIPAVNSEVDITWS
- a CDS encoding MarR family winged helix-turn-helix transcriptional regulator; translation: MVVTTDNTLHSIAVSLFSEVLANEQLIRSRLSRVLPKGMEISHFSVLNHLARANGERSPAQLAKSFHVTRGAMTNTLSKLEWAGYVHIRPDWDDARRKMVSISPAGTRARDAAISAIMPLITEVVEELGESNVRATLPVLREMRAKLTDEN
- the ubiG gene encoding bifunctional 2-polyprenyl-6-hydroxyphenol methylase/3-demethylubiquinol 3-O-methyltransferase UbiG, giving the protein MQPNSTTIDTEEVSKFEAMAAEWWDPNGKFKPLHMLNPCRLDYITSQIAAEFDRDLKTAKPFTGLRLLDIGCGGGLLAEPMARLGATVVGADAAAGNIPVAQVHAAQSGLDIDYRNTTAEALAAAGEQFDVVLNMEVVEHVADPATYLTACQRLLKPGGLHICSTLNRTAKSFAAAIVGAEVIMRWLPKGTHDWNKFITPEELYGLLRDAGLDPVDRKGFVFNPISWSWSLSDRDLAVNYVTTSVKP
- the pip gene encoding prolyl aminopeptidase, whose translation is MDKFSSQKSAAQFLYPSIEPFDRRMMDVGDGHTIYVEQSGNPEGTPVVVLHGGPGGGCSPAMRRYFDPNHYRIVLFDQRGCGRSKPHASVEDNTTWHLVADIERIRDALGIETWIVFGGSWGATLALIYGQSHPDAVAHLVLRGVFTMTQRELDWFYGGGAGRFWPETWAKFRSLIPEDEQDDMIGAYNKRLFSGDRAEEVRFAKAWSAWENALATVNSNGQSGDSPADYARAFARLENHYFRHGGFLGQDGYIYDNMDKLAETPGVIVQGRYDMICPPEAAHRLSGLWPKGDLRIIPVAGHALSEPGISAELVKIMDRMVTGR
- the rimP gene encoding ribosome maturation factor RimP; translation: MSNDLIAKSSMDRRLAEIVTPVIEDMGFELVRVRLMGGKTATLQIMAERPEGGIEVDECAEISTAISAVLDVEDPIVDEYTLEVSSPGIDRPLTRLKDFDEFEGYEAKLETHELIDGRKRFKGVLAGTEGGEVLINVEEGTIGLHFDWLADAKLVLTDELIKDMLKARKEAGVLNEDNFDDIETDSSEET
- the nusA gene encoding transcription termination factor NusA; protein product: MAITSANQLELLQTAEAVAREKMIDPSLVIEAMEESLSRAAKSRYGAEMDIRVSIDRKTGKATFTRVRTVVEDEELENYQAEFTVEQAKQYLDDPKVGDTFVEEVPPVDMGRIAAQSAKQVILQKVREAERDRQYEEFKDRAGTIINGVVKREEYGNVIVDVGAGEAILRRNEKIGRESYRPNDRIRCYIKDVRREARGPQIFLSRTAPEFMAELFKMEVPEIYDGIIDIKAVARDPGSRAKIAVISYDNSIDPVGACVGMRGSRVQAVVNELQGEKIDIIPWNEDQPTFLVNALQPAEVSKVVLDEEAERIEVVVPEDQLSLAIGRRGQNVRLASQLTNLDIDIMTEAEDSERRQKEFEERTKLFMDTLDLDEFFAQLLVSEGFTNLDEVAYVEIEELLVIDGVDEDTANELQARARDVLEAQAKEALEKARALGAEDSLIEFEGLTPQMVLALAEDDVKTLEDFATCADWELAGGWTTVDGERVKDDGVLEPFEVSLDEAQDLVMTARVMLGWVDPDDLHADEDAEDEAGAEGDTAEEAEA
- a CDS encoding RNA-binding protein, encoding MGRGGQPKDRTNGPERKCIATGEVRPKHGLIRFAIGPEGQVVPDILEKLPGRGIWVSSTRQALETAVKKGLFSRGAKQSVTVRDGLVEQVEAMLARRVVELLSLARKGGQAVAGYEKVKDWLAKEEAEVLIQASDGSARGKTKLSTPYGGSWIGWITADELGQAFGRETSIHAALAAGGLCERVVEEAARLKGLRVTDGERPRRKGS